The DNA segment ACTCTGATTCCTCGGATGAAGAAAATATTGTGCCGAGTACGTCAGAAAGTACGTCAATATCCCGAAAACGTCCTCGGCAAGACTCGATTCAAGATTGCACAAGGCAACATATCGTAAAGGAGGACATTGGAGCATCTCTTCAAAAGTTTCATAGAAACTTcaacaattttaaaagaagcGAATGAAAATTCGGGAAAgtctataaataatttatttacccTTATTGCCAATCAAAACAGATTGGCAACGGAGCACAATGAAAGTGTTCGAATGCATCATGCAACTTTAGAAACACTGACTCTGGAATATCTAAATGCGTCGTCCAACTTTCTCACTATTTTTCCAATCATTTCGGTATATTAAATAcgcagaaataataaaaacactcatattcacaaaaatatttcacacaaaattGTTATTGAATGTCAATTGTTTGACTATCAACTCTTTCGAATTTAAGTTCGAACCAGAACAAAATCGAATGAGTTTCTTCACACCTCAAATCAATTCGTGCGATTTGCAATTTCGATATCAAACAGAAATCGCACGACAGCACATGCCTGTATATCCTAATTTAGTTATGgcaatttatatgttttcggttaatggcgatttgagGACGtaacagtggtccgattacacccatctacgagctcgaatatttttttgtaccattgaatctgcataccaagtttcttcaagatacatatatcaatttttactcgagtaacagcttgcacggacggacagacggacagtcaaccagatttcaacttttctcgtcatcctgatcatttgtatatataaccctgtaTCTATATCGCTATAAACTATAATACACCGTAGCAACTGGTTTCCAGAATATAAAAACTGTGATTATAAATTCGGcacaattttctttaaacattttacaaaaagcttgtgtgtgtgtgttatcaGAAATGATTTGAACATACTCATAAACAGGTATAGGAATtggttttgtatgaaaaaaaggtGTCCGGTTATAAGGGCTGTCCGTATTTGGGAATTTCACTGTATTCGCATATTATTATACGTACGTTTCTGGCATAAGTAGATATACTAGTATACTAAGTATGGAAGTTAACACAGCTCAGTAACGAAAGAATCTTTTCGTTGAGCAACAAAAGCCTGGTGTTGCCAGTGGCATAAATTGCCCACTGACTCTAAATTATAGGTTCTCTTTCAATAACGGAGCATTGCCTTTGTAACAAAAATGAGGGAAAGAATAAAGGCAAAAACATATGATAGAGCAAGACTTACCCCTTCGACTAAACCCCTTTAGAAGCCCTCACGATATTTGTTGCTTCTTAAGtgtaaaataagtattttaacGGTTGGGTTTTGTTTCTTCATTGTATCTTTTGGTAGTATGAGTTAGAGTTGGTGCGGCTTTATATTCCCTTTTCCACCGAAACAGGTTGTGAGCACGAGCATAAagtgttaacatttttttatatacatacttcctTGTTCTCAACAAATTCACTTGAAAAAACGTACTTTCTTGTTTAAGTCTACtctctgtttttctttttttaaacgCCATTTCGTTTGCCCGTTTCTTATTATTACTACCAGTCAACGAATAGTGCGGCTAAGAGTTTTCAATAAGCTTTCAACCGTTCGGGTGCTTAGATTTGAACACAAAAATTGTACACATCTTAAATTCTAGGGAGAAAAATTAAGTTCATTACTTGAAGGTATTGACCCCGTACAATGCTTGTATATATTCGTTTGAACAATACTCTAACTACTATAGCGTTATTAATAATAGAATTCAATTTAGACcaagaacaaataaattaagaaacgAAACTGAGCaagacttaaaataattttattttttattcacagAGATTGAAAAGGCTATAAACAGGAGTTGGCAGCATCGAAGATTTTGTGATTAACTCCCCTTCTAAATAAACCGACAACATGGATCCCGACTGTTTTGCAATGTCTTCATATCAGTTCGTGAATTCTCTCGCTTCTTGCTATCCACAACAAATAAATCCTCAGCAAAATCACACGGGCAATCCCACCGGCGGAGCAAATGTCACAAACAGCAATGGCGGCCCTGGCGCAAGCGGCGGTGGCAGTGGTTCCGGGGGGCAGAGCAATTCTAGCGCTGGTACACCTGGCGGCAACGATTACTTTCCAACTGCTGCTgcatattcaccaaatttgtaCCCGAATACACCGCAGTCCCATTATGCCAATCAGGCAGCATACAGTTTAGGTGGGACAGGTGGAGGTGGCCAACAAAATCCCGACATGGTGGACTACACTCAATTGCAGCCGCAACGGCTGCTtctacaacagcagcaacaacatgtACATGTGACGGCGCAACATGCCGCCCAACAGCAGCAATCACatccgcaacaacaacagcacccccaacaacaaccagcacaacaacaaaccaatCTTAATTGCAAATACGCCAATGATCCCTCAACGCCCAccggcaacaataacaacactaaTACCAGCAATAATAACACAAACACTCAATCTTTAGCCAGTCCGCAAGATCTGTCGACGCGAGAGATTTCGCCGAAACTATCACCAACGTCGGTGGTGGAGAGTGTGGCAAGATCGCtaaataaaagtgttttaaGCGGGAATCTGgcagtggcagcagcagcggccAACATAACAAACACTCATGGCGGTGTTGGTGGAGGCGGTGGGGCTGGCGTGAATGTCAACGTCAACGTAAATGTGCCAATGCACAGTCCTGGAGGTGGTGACAGCGACTCGGAAAGCGATAGCGGCAATGAGGCTGGTAGTAGTCAAAATAGTGGCAACTGCAAGAAAAACCCACCTCAGATCTATCCGTGGATGAAAAGGGTACATTTAGGACAAAGTAAGTTTACGAccacttttatattatttgattaaaattcttcatttgTTTGAATTAACATCTCCCCCTTCAAGATAGCTTGTGGCATTATAAGGAAGTAATCAAAActatttgtgttttgtttatatCAAAAAGTTCATATAGACAAATTATATTGTTGAAATTTGGCGTACGATCTCACACCAGCTTGTCTGCGTTGCTCAGATTCAATAAATCATGCAAACATTGGtgtaaaggaaatattttttatagtttgatTTTAAGTACTTCAATAACAAAACTGTGTAGTACTTCAACATCAATGCCTCGAACCCTCAACTTTCAACGCAGCGTTAtgtcaaaacaaataaacaatctTTTCATGGCACTTTCACCTTCTCGTGCGCCTATCACCACCACCCACCACTCTGCGAAGAAGTGTCAGCAGCATATTCCATACACTGATTGTATATAGTGCACTTACGCGCACTCACTGCATATTATCCCCCCGTACACGCTCTCCACGCTTACTCTTTCAAACACATGCTGCTCCCAATTATCATGGATATGGAAAATTGAATttctacatacttatgtacatgtgtaaatacaaaaataagaattttagttttcaaaagaACTGGTACATCGTAGTGAAAAGAATATCAtacattttcttcatttcagAATTTATTTAGTGAGGGCTTTACATTTTTAAGATTGTTAAGATAAGGCGCAGATAAGCCCACTTGTTAATTCTaaactattaataaaaaaatgtggatTTCTCTTTCTCGAATTTCTCTCGCTGCCCACTAGCTGATCAAGATCTATGGATCATTTTCATATCGGCGAGGTCACACCTAACAAACGCCCCATATGATGTAAATTGAGAATATTAGTTTCAAGTCTTCAAATCACTTGATATTTTACTTTACTAGTGTCAGACGACACAttttaatactatgttcggaccgacattgaaaacattttgaaaacacatttgtatgttgtggaatctaagtcgttcggaccgacagtgtgtgttttcgatgagttatcactgacaactatcaatagcggcattctcttgctcttgcaagattgcacgatgacataaaatgcaaaaatcctataccgaaatatgcaaggccaagagagcacccattgcagaatctagtgatatatgacggctcgaaaataaacgtgggttttggtctgacatatttatagcgtgtgtttgttgttgtgccgttgcaccaacaGGAAAATTCTGccatttctgcaccgtgcaaggttttgcaagagcaagagaatccccctaatatgagaatatcaaccaacagctgtttttgtatatcCCTTTCAGTGGATTTGTTGAATATATTCGACATTGGATGAGCGCGCTTTTTCATGTCAAAAAAGTAACTGTAAACGTGCTCATAAGTTCTTGTTGTTAAATTAGTTAGTCAGGCAGAGAGCATTTTAATGAACATAAGCTACATtcagttttctaaattttagttACTTAGTTAATTTGATCTTTTTGCTGGGTTATCAACAAGATTGTCCGATCGGCTATATTTCAACATAAATTTAGGTATTTAGAATTTATCAGAAGCGTTCGACAAAATTATATGTTAATCAATAGTGTTCAAATAATcgttcttataaaaaaaaaaacaaagaaaaagtaatTAGCGTATACCTATAAttccaaatatgtatattgttgtcGAATATAATTGACATTGACCCGCAAAGTAAGTTTTGTTTtccaattagaaaaaaaaaatgtatataaaagtttggttatttacaataaattttcagaaaatatgaCATATAAAGCTTTAAATGATGATGAGATATTTGAAATTCTTGCAAATTGTTCTGATATTGAAGATGGAAATGAGTGCCAGTGTGAAGATATGGTGGAATATGATGTCGAAAAGGTGGATGGAAATACTTTTGAAGTGATAGAACGGGAAATTATTCCAGATTGCGGTGAAGCCTTAGATGAAGTGTTACATTTGGAATTGCCGCTTATCACTGAGGCCGAAATATCTAGAATGGGTATATCAGTTGATAATGAGCAGCCAAGGTCAAGCATACAAACTTCATTGACCTTCACAGCAAAGAAGGCTATTTCTTGGAGAAAAAATCTAATAGAACATTCTTCGACAGCAATTCAGTTTGAACGTACACAAGATGCTGCAGATATTGAAATTGGTACaccatattcatattttaaaaaataccttACTGATGATTTCTTCATTGGAACTGCGTATCATACCAATTTATATGCTCAACAGAAAGGTCAATTAAATTTCACGGAGTGCTCAGTCAATGAAGTTCGAATTGTTTTTGCACATCATATAATGATGGGGGTTTTAAAATTTCCGAGAGTTGAAATGTTTTACGAtccttcgcttggaatatcattTTTCAGAGAGAATATGACcagaaaacgttttttttttttctattagaaataatttacatttggTTGATGTTATGGACAAAAAAGGGCAGAATAGAGATCGACTTTTTAAAGTTCAACCAATAATAAACACAGTGAGAAATCGTCTTTGGAGCCTACCATTGGAGGAAAATCTCTGTATTGATGaacaaatcattccatttaAAGGGAAGTTCGTAGCAAAACAATACATAAAAGGAAAGCCCACCCCATGGggaatcaaagtttttttttatgcggTAAAAGTGGAATTCCGTAAGATTTTCTTATTTATCAAGGATCGACAACtccattagaaaaaaaaaatagtgaaggATGTTGGTTTCGGTTCTGCTGTTGTTCTTGATCTATGTCAACGGATTCCAAGTATGGCCATTGGTCACAATCTATTTTTCGACAACTACTTTCCTTCTTACcagcttttcaaaatattgaagcAACGCAAAATTAATGCCGCCGGAACCATTCGTGTTAATAGATTCGCTAATCCCAAACTTCCTAGTGAGAAAGAAATGAAATCAAGAGGGCGAGGGTTTTCTGCTAAATGCATTGACGCAAATGGTGTTGTACCTATCACTCGTTGGTATGACAATAAAGTCATCAACCTGGGGTCGAGTTTTGTTGGAATTGGAGTTAAAGATAAGGCTAAACGGTGGGAAAAAGATTCTAATGAATTTATATGCTTTGACAGACCACAAGTTCAATATTACCGCATTGACATTCGTTCTGTCAAGTGGACACTTCGCGTGATAATGCACTTTGTGGATTTGTCTTTGACAGCGGCATGGTTGGAATATAGACGCGACTGTACATTGAAGAATAttccaaagaaaaatgtaaaggACTCCATGAGTTTTAGGATCGCTGTAGCAACAACATTGCTTTCTGCAGAACAGGAAAATACACAAGGGGATATAGCACGTAAACGAGGAAGACCGTCGAAGACAAAGTCAAGGGGCAGCTGCCAAATAGCTTTGCGTTCTGAAAGGAACACAGAAAGCGACAATGATTCTATGTCGCCTAATCCGCCTAAGCATAAAAGAAATGTCCAAACACAACCACCGCCAGAAGTTCGTTTGGATCAAATAAGGCATTTACcggaatttttaaatgttaaaagcGCAGGACGTTGCAAAGCCAACAATTGTGGTAAAAGTTCCtttataatatgtaaaaaatgtaacGTTTATCTCTGTGTAAAACGAGAAGCCAATTGTTTCTTGGAATACCATAAAAACCAATAAGTAcaattataaaatcaattaattttcaataaatatgccATATAATTTGAGACAGAATTGCATTTttcatataacaaattttggtATCTTCCAGTGTCAATGTCGAATATAATCGACATGCCCTAACTGTAAATTGCGATATCAcaggtaaaaataaatatttttttcgaacttaGGAGCATTATATTaccttaaaaataaagttttagattttttttccaccccaaattattttttccactgAAAGggatatggaatgtaaacaaatatcaagtgacaatttagggccggcaaaatatgtcttccaaaaacatcgattaatttagagcaggcaccgattataatgagtggaatctAAGTtgtcaagtagttttcagcgaaaactgtgttttcgtttgacagattttatatggacgaaaacacaagttttcgtgcgaaaaccagtttttcccccgaaaacatgttttcgttgtcggtccgaacgtaGTATAAGACGTATTTCAAAGAACGAAAgccatttaataaatttactttgaattataattttgcaacttaataaaataaatttggtttacgcacattgcaatattttattcaactttttgAGACTTTTTACGGACTTTTTACAGACTTTTAAAGGCTTTCAACACTTTTACAACATCTTGATGATATATTTCTTGCCACCTAAGAGAGTCAGTTtgcagatgggcgtaatcggaccactgtcacgcccacaaagcACGATTAAACGAAAACctttaaagtgtcataactaggGCCTAGCTCCGCTCCCAAAAGTTTCTTTAGCGTCTCTTCATACTCTGAGAAAATGCGTAAAATCAGATAATGGACACAACCAATTCTCTTAAATTCACAACAAAACTGGTGGTTAAGAGTTTTACAGAGTGAGGGTAAAAATTGCACAATGAGTGAGACACCGCCCACGTTTCTGATTCTTTCACTGGCAGTATACACATCAAACACCaacgaatatgtacatatatcggcatacaactttgcacaaattcaaTTGTATTTAATCTTATGCCCAAAATTTGTCCAAATCGGACTATAACATTTCAAGAACCCAAACACCAAATACCTAGACCCCAGTGCGTCTGGTTGATTTTAaaacgcttttattagcttcatctgcatgtttgtaatttttttcagtgcTACTGAAAATGAATgcaagaaatgaaaattaaaacaataaaatgccTTTAAAACAATACAGTTATATTTTAACAGGATCGGAACCTATCGAaccagcatatagctgtcatacaaactgggcGATCAAAATAAAAGTTCTTGCATAGAAGCGATTTTTCTTCCCAAGGTATCTTCGCGAAACTGCAAATTAATAGTTTAGattggacaactatagcatatagctgccataaaagcTGGCCAAACAAACTTaagcccttgtatggaaaacgtttccatttgtgaagggtattattgctCGTATAAGCGAAGTcaacggtttttcttgtttttgaatataataaatatggaaTGCCTACGTGCTCCCTTTTACAGACTCAAATCAGTTAAATAATTACCGGTTTTAATTGTTTCTAACTCAGTTAACaaagcaatttttcattttgtggtagtttatttatattattattccaGGGATACATACATTGTTTTAATGTGAACTAAAGTTAAACTGAATGAAATTAATTACTCTCCATTAACTTTAAATACGGactacaaatacacacatacatgtgtgtgtgtactctaattttaaaaccaaatcgCACCTAAGCGTTGCATCAACAGATTTCAATTTTCCACAACTAAGAATATTACAAATGGATTTCGTGCTCCACAATCAGATACCAACAAAGCAAGAAGTCAAGAAGCTGCAACAAAACACTAAGCAAATGCAGCATAATGAttataaaatagcaaaatggGCCAGAACATGCACACACTCACCTGGCACATCGGCATTCAcgaacatttatttttacaaatatagaaatacatatgtatgagtatgtatatatgtatgtatattcagacTGGCAAATATTGTTTATCCACATGTTATTTTGTATGTGTGGGCGCGTATGAGTAAATGTGTATTATGAGGCATTCGGATATAATGACTAAgtaattattagaaaattttagtatttgatGTGGTTAAACAGACGCATGGCTCTACAGAATGGTCACCTAGCTGACGCCTGCCCTGTTTTTGCAACAAGCTGTAGAACGAAACATTTCTATCTATTAGTAtctgatacaagcgaaaatgcGCCATTGATTGCCGCTGGTTCGGAATCCGTTGAGAGTATTTGCCCACATTTCATTACGGTCCACAAATTATGATGGAAAGTAATTACGTGCAAACGATGCATAAAATGTGGTAACGTAGGAGTGGATTTGTCTTGAAGCCATTGACCATTATAGCCATTCCAAACGGCTACggcaaatgaataaatattgaatgtttgtcttttgtttgcattttcaaaACTAACTTTTACTAATTGCAAATGCAAAGAACGGTAGCTTCATGACGACTGTTGGAGAGAAGTGGGCTAGGGACTCGATAGGCACTCAGAGTTCGTCTGTGAAAATTTTAGTCGTAGTAAGAAAATCAAACTGTCTATTTTGGACAAAACTAATTTTCtgtacagggtccggcactcgaagtgtaaataatcataaattcttGTTGAAAcatccatggtttgcgaccgaaatgtttgtttggccacggcttcaaagcagcctccagaacactttcccgataatatgtcgcatttactttgacgccaggctcgatgaaaacaattgtagagtgcccatctgcggtgacagcggcccaaaccattgcttgtggcgggtgctgcctcctggtggccaatcGATGGCTTAGATTCTCATATGAACGGtgggtcaagtaaaccctatcgttttgagagtttacgaattgctcaattggaaaaattttttcatcagaaaacacaatgttcggaatttgaccgctttcggccaagcgaagcaactgcttcgctctctcaagtcttacttgttgctgctttggtgtgagatcatgggccttttggaacttgtaaggcttgaccttgagctcatttttcaatatgggTCGGATGCTgtggtcggatattttcagttctttagccctttgattggcacttcgtcgtggatttcgctcaagtcgcttcttcactttccgaaccatctcacgtggcgttgcagtcttttgatgaccacctccatggcgttttgcgatgctaccagtatcattgtaacgagtgatggtgcgataaacaaaaactttattcacattaaggtatTTGAgatcacgaacaattgctggctgtgattttccagctaaatatagagcaatcacactattacgtttgaattcaattttggcaaaacgcttgtgaagaatactccgaactgtcattcagcaaatttataaacagctgattccagtgcgacagctgcgctaACGGTCTGAAGTTtattacacttcgagtgccggaccctgtatatCCTAACACCTTAACTTTCATATTTAGTATGACCAAGAAACCCCTATTTCAATttgtaaaacaaacaaatagttaagaaacaagtaaggaagggctaagtacgGGAAGGATTAAATCCGAGTTCGAAGGACAATGCAGTATGTGTTCATTTAGTATAAACAGCTGGGTTAATACCTTGGTAAATAAAGTTTGTTTGGTTTACGAGGTCTGTGGCAAGTATTCATTATAAGAACAGTAGTGGcacgatttcgctcattttcacactgtaatttaagaatttcaaaagaatttaattgaaatggatagagcagGTCCCGAGATATATGAATCTTATACCCTCTTGGAGGTACAAACCTAGTTatgccatttttatactctcgcaacaatgttgctaaggagagtattatagttttgttcacataacggttgtttgtaagtcctaaaactaaaagggtcagatatagggttatatataccaaagtga comes from the Bactrocera neohumeralis isolate Rockhampton chromosome 2, APGP_CSIRO_Bneo_wtdbg2-racon-allhic-juicebox.fasta_v2, whole genome shotgun sequence genome and includes:
- the LOC126757472 gene encoding homeotic protein Sex combs reduced, whose amino-acid sequence is MDPDCFAMSSYQFVNSLASCYPQQINPQQNHTGNPTGGANVTNSNGGPGASGGGSGSGGQSNSSAGTPGGNDYFPTAAAYSPNLYPNTPQSHYANQAAYSLGGTGGGGQQNPDMVDYTQLQPQRLLLQQQQQHVHVTAQHAAQQQQSHPQQQQHPQQQPAQQQTNLNCKYANDPSTPTGNNNNTNTSNNNTNTQSLASPQDLSTREISPKLSPTSVVESVARSLNKSVLSGNLAVAAAAANITNTHGGVGGGGGAGVNVNVNVNVPMHSPGGGDSDSESDSGNEAGSSQNSGNCKKNPPQIYPWMKRVHLGQSTVNANGETKRQRTSYTRYQTLELEKEFHFNRYLTRRRRIEIAHALCLTERQIKIWFQNRRMKWKKEHKMASMNIVPYHMGPYGHPYHQFDIHPSQFAHLSA